TTGTAGATGATTTGCAAAAAGATGATGCTTTTATAGAACTTGAATTAATAGATACCAATTTACAAAAAACTACAACTTACAAAATTTCAAAAAATATAATTAATACAAATAAAAAAGAAGATACCCAGATAAAAAAAGCAAATTTAACAAGTGATTTTATAAACTATAGATTGCTTTCAAAAATTTATGATTTTAAAAATTCACAAGATATTGATTTGTGGAGTTTTTTTGAAGATTATATTTTAGATTTTATTGTTTTTACTGAAAGTGAATATGAAAATTTAGCCAATTTTTGGGAGTATTTAAAAAAAGGATTAGAAAAAATAAATAATAGATACCCTACAATCACATCTTCTATTTATAAAGATTTTCAATCGCAAATTACAAAATTTAATGAGAAAATGGAAAATTTATTAAATGAAATTTCAAGAAATACCAATAAGCTTTTACAAAATGCTTTTAAAGAAAATATTGAAATAAAGTTTAGTTACAAAAAAGCAACATATAATGATTTTTTACCAAATAGTAAAAAAAGGAATCATAAAACATTACCACCAAAAATAAATATAGAAGTTACTTTTTTTGATGAAAAAATAGATAAACCACATACTTTTTTAAATGAAGCAAGACTTACTGCAATTGCATTATCTATTAGATTTGCAATTTTAAAAAATAGGCTTATAAGAGATGATGTTTTAAAAATTTTAGTTTTAGATGATCTACTTATTTCACTTGACATGTCAAAAAGATTTGAAGTGATTGATATATTATTAAATGATGAAGATTTGAAAGAGTATCAAAAAATAATTTTAACTCACGATAGAGGCTTTTTTAATCTAATGCTACAAAAAATCAATCAATTTGAATGGAAAATATTTGAATTTTATAATAAAAAAGAAAATGGTATTGAAAAGCAGTGTATAAAGGAGTATAAAGATAATCTAACTAAAGCAAGAGAGTTGTTTGAAAATCAAGATTTTGACACAAGTGCAAATTATTTAAGAAAAGAAGCAGAAAGCATTTTAAAAAAATTTTTAGACCCGAATTTAAAATATATTAATAGAGAGTTTCAAAATTTAGAGGAATTAATCAGACGGGTAAAAAATGAATTGGATAATGAGTTTATAAATAAGTTTAATAGAGTTTTTAAATTTACTAAAAAAGAAAATGAAGATTTAATTTTTATATATGAAAAGGAATTATTAGAAAAAATTGATACCGATTTTGAAAATGATAATAATTTAGATCCTAATCAAAAAGGAAAATTAAGAGGACTTAAGAAAAAGTTATTTGATTTTACAAAAGAATATTATGAGATTAAAAAGGTTGAACTTGAAATTTTTAATGAGTTAAAAAAAATAAAGGATAGAGTATTAAATCCTGCAAGTCACAATAGTGAAGCTCCACTTTTTAAAAAAGAAATTGAAGAAGCAATTGAGCTAATACATAGATTAAAAGAGTTTTTAAAAGATAAAAAAACTAAAAGAGAAATTAAACCTACGCAAGTTAATTGTAGTCAAAATAGAGAGGTAGAAAATAGTTTTCCTAATTGGACAAGTAATATTGTAATAGAACCAAAAGAAATTATTAAAAATATAAGAAATACAAATAGTTAAGAAGAGTTGAATAAAATTTTAAAAGAGCAGTTTTTACCAAATATAACTTTATTTAAAATTCATGATTTAGAATATCTATTTGATGAGATTAGAAAACCTTCAAAAATTGATTATTTTAACGAAAAAAGTGAAGAGATTTTAATAGATATTATAAAAGCAAAAGAGTGGAATATTGATGAAAAAATAGAATGGTGTAATTTTATCCAATATTTATTTGAAAAAAATAAAATTAAAACAGATTTTTTAATAAGAAAATTTGCCGAAAAGGAAATAATAAATATAAATGGAAATTGGATCGATTGCAATTTTCTAAAAAAATTAAAAATTAAAGAAGATGAAATACCTTTTTAATTTTAGTAATGTCTTAAAAAAGAGGAACAAATGATTTTTACTATCAAAAATATTTTAGCTATCAAAGAAGCAAATATAAAAATCAACGGTTTAACTGTAATTGCTGGAGAAAATGACAGCGGTAAAAGCACTGTTGGAAAAACCCTTTTTGCTTTAATCAAATCTTTACAAATGAGCAAAAAAGGTTTTTTTTATAAAAACAGATATATATACATAACAGAAAAATTGATGGATTCATTAAAATATACTTTTAAAATAATTGCAAAAAACAAACAAGAGTATGATAAAACTGCAAAAAAAATAAACCAATTAAAAAAAGAGATAGAAGATATTTTAAATTCAAAAGAAAATGAAACAACAAAACAAAAAAAGTATTTTAACACAATCAAAAAATACAAAAGCCAATTTGCTCAAAATGATATTGTAGATAAAATTTTTGAGGATTTTGAATTTGCTATGACTTTAAAATTTCAAGAGCAATTTAGAAAAGAAAATCTTTTAAGAATATTAAAATATCTTTTTGCAAATGATTATATAAAACATAACTCAACTAAAGGCGAAATAATATTGGAAGATAAGATTACCGGAAGGATAAAGGGTCAGGTGATAATAATAACACTTTTTGATATAAAAGGAGGAGTCAGGGCTTAAATTTGCAAAGTCAAAAGATTTAATTTAAACTTTGCAATTTTTCTGCCAGCCACATTTTAATAATCGCCTGCCGACTTACTCCAATATGCTGTGCTTCTTTATCTAATTTTTCAATCATCCAAGCTGGAAAATCTATGTTTACTCTTTTTACTTTTTGAGATTTGTTTACCATTTTTATCTTTGATGTATCAAAATATTCTAAAATATCCTCTTTGTTTTCATCAAATTTTTTATCTATTTGAGATGCTTTCATATAATTTTACCTCCTTTTTTCTTGATCTTCTAACAGATATAATCCTAATTTTTTCTTCTCTATAAGTTATAATAGCTGTATAATATTTATTGTTAATTTTTCCAATAACTAAAAATCTATTTTCATCTAACTCTTGCTTTGATGGTAGTTCAAATGCAAATGGGTCATCCCATAATCTTTTTGCTTCTTCAAAATCTATGCCATGTTTTTCTTTGTTTTTCATACTTTTATTCAAATCATATTCAAATTTCATATAAAAATTATATCATATTTGTTAAAGGAAGGAAAAAGGGGTCAGGTGATAACAATAACACAAAAGGAGAAGTCCAGGCTTAAATTTGCAAAGTTAAAAGATTTAATTTAAATTTTGTATATTAACTATCACAACTTGGGGGCTCGGTATCGCAAGAAGTTCCCCCGCAATACTTTGCCTCCAACTCTTCAAGAGCCTTTCGCATCTCGGTAAGTATCAATTTTGCAGCTAAATCTTCATCTAGCTCAGGAATATCCCATCCATATCTTCTCATCCACTTTTCAAAAACCTCTTTAGTATCTTCATGTATTTCCTCAGAGTATCTACACTCCTCTTTATATTCAGCTTTCATTAAACTTCCTCTTTTTTATTTTCAATCATACTTTTAAGCTCATTAAATGAGATGATTTCTAGATATATTTCCCTGCCAACTATTTTTTCAAAATTCCCAAAATTTTCTCTAAAATATTTTGCATCCTCATCTTTTGCACATATCAAAATCTCCGCTCCGCTATCCATCGCATCAAGCAGTACTGCCCCACCCTTTTTAAAAGCCATTTTTGGATTTACTTCAAGCAGTGTTTGACCTGCAAGTTTTTTTGATTTTGAAAACTCTACGATATTTGCGCCAAACTTTTTTAATCTACTTTTTACATCTTCATCTGCAAAATATAAAGCAACATTAATATCTTTTAAACTCTCTAGAGTTG
This Nitrosophilus labii DNA region includes the following protein-coding sequences:
- a CDS encoding BrnT family toxin; translated protein: MKFEYDLNKSMKNKEKHGIDFEEAKRLWDDPFAFELPSKQELDENRFLVIGKINNKYYTAIITYREEKIRIISVRRSRKKEVKLYESISNR
- a CDS encoding AAA family ATPase, which translates into the protein MKRINSIKLKNFKFFYDEETLKFNKKNILVYGENGSGKSSLYWALYTFLQSSFKDDEGVKKYFDKENSQNLINKFVDDLQKDDAFIELELIDTNLQKTTTYKISKNIINTNKKEDTQIKKANLTSDFINYRLLSKIYDFKNSQDIDLWSFFEDYILDFIVFTESEYENLANFWEYLKKGLEKINNRYPTITSSIYKDFQSQITKFNEKMENLLNEISRNTNKLLQNAFKENIEIKFSYKKATYNDFLPNSKKRNHKTLPPKINIEVTFFDEKIDKPHTFLNEARLTAIALSIRFAILKNRLIRDDVLKILVLDDLLISLDMSKRFEVIDILLNDEDLKEYQKIILTHDRGFFNLMLQKINQFEWKIFEFYNKKENGIEKQCIKEYKDNLTKARELFENQDFDTSANYLRKEAESILKKFLDPNLKYINREFQNLEELIRRVKNELDNEFINKFNRVFKFTKKENEDLIFIYEKELLEKIDTDFENDNNLDPNQKGKLRGLKKKLFDFTKEYYEIKKVELEIFNELKKIKDRVLNPASHNSEAPLFKKEIEEAIELIHRLKEFLKDKKTKREIKPTQVNCSQNREVENSFPNWTSNIVIEPKEIIKNIRNTNS
- the brnA gene encoding type II toxin-antitoxin system BrnA family antitoxin, translating into MKASQIDKKFDENKEDILEYFDTSKIKMVNKSQKVKRVNIDFPAWMIEKLDKEAQHIGVSRQAIIKMWLAEKLQSLN